A genomic region of Spea bombifrons isolate aSpeBom1 chromosome 9, aSpeBom1.2.pri, whole genome shotgun sequence contains the following coding sequences:
- the PFDN2 gene encoding prefoldin subunit 2 — MASTAAAKQAAAEQVVAGFNRLRQEQRGLASKAAELEMELNEHTLVIDTLKDVDQSRKCYRMVGGVLVERTVKEVLPALENNKEQINKIIETLSTQLQAKGRELNEYREKHNIRLMGEDESKQPPKDNGDGSGAKPSSAGVLVS; from the exons ATGGCGTCCACAGCGGCGGCGAAACAGGCGGCAGCCGAGCAG GTCGTGGCCGGATTCAATCGTCTGCGCCAAGAGCAGAGAGGCTTGGCCTCCAAGGCTGCCGAGCTGGAGATGGAGCTGAACGAGCACAC GTTGGTTATCGATACCCTGAAGGATGTGGATCAGAGCAGAAAGTGTTACCGCATGGTGGGCGGTGTGCTGGTGGAACGCACCGTGAAGGAAGTCCTTCCCGCTTTGGAGAACAACAAGGAGCAG ATTAACAAAATCATTGAAACCCTAAGCACACAGCTGCAGGCAAAGGGGAGAGAGCTGAACGAATATCGCGAGAAGCACAACATTCGCCTCATGGGGGAAGACGAGTCGAAGCAGCCCCCCAAGGATAACGGGGATGGTTCTGGTGCCAAGCCAAGCTCTGCGGGCGTCCTGGTGTCTTGA
- the MEX3A gene encoding RNA-binding protein MEX3A, producing the protein MPSLVVSGMMERNGGMSDLTKDRVLEDDRALQIALDQLCLLGLGETEEDTNNNNNSSSHPQHPQKGDSKLSVLYKEAELRLKSSNTTECVPVPSSEHVAEIVGRQGCKIKALRAKTNTYIKTPVRGEEPVFMVTGRREDVAMARREIISAAEHFSMIRASRNKAGTAFGSAPTLPGQVTIRVRVPYRVVGLVVGPKGATIKRIQQQTNTYIITPSRDRDPVFEITGAPGNVERAREEIETHIAVRTGKILDYNNENDFLSSSPDSGMESRYPESWRVHGTAATCKPLSTFRQNSLGCIGDCPPEPVYETPRLNDQNDFNYGYLFPNYKQEVYYGVAESGGPMWGGQENNSPAPGIFPKQQRSGSSGTIQTNSSQRSPDSTLTSLPRRSQGEAMPGFTKLSATRNSISGSRECMVCFESEVTAALVPCGHNLFCMECAVRICERNEPECPVCHASATQAIRIFS; encoded by the exons ATGCCTAGCCTGGTGGTATCAGGGATGATGGAAAGGAATGGGGGCATGTCAGACCTGACCAAGGACAGGGTGCTGGAGGATGACAGGGCTCTTCAGATTGCCCTGGACCAACTCTGCCTGCTGGGTTTAGGGGAGACAGAAGAGGacaccaacaacaacaacaacagcagCAGCCACCCCCAGCACCCCCAGAAAGGGGACAGCAAGCTCAGCGTCCTGTACAAGGAGGCAGAACTCCGGCTGAAGAGCTCCAACACCACGGAGTGTGTCCCGGTGCCCAGCTCGGAACACGTGGCTGAGATTGTGGGGAGGCAGG GCTGCAAAATCAAAGCACTGAGGGCCAAGACAAACACGTATATCAAAACACCGGTAAGAGGAGAGGAGCCAGTGTTTATGGTAACCGGACGCAGGGAAGACGTAGCTATGGCAAGGCGCGAGATTATCTCTGCCGCCGAACACTTCTCCATGATCAGAGCTTCACGCAACAAAGCTGGCACGGCTTTTGGCAGCGCTCCCACCCTTCCCGGCCAGGTGACCATCCGCGTGAGGGTTCCCTACCGGGTGGTGGGTTTAGTGGTGGGACCCAAAGGGGCCACGATCAAAAGGATCCAGCAGCAGACAAATACCTACATCATTACTCCGAGTCGCGATCGAGACCCCGTGTTTGAGATCACAGGGGCGCCAGGGAACGTGGAAAGGGCCCGGGAAGAGATAGAGACCCACATCGCCGTACGTACGGGAAAGATTCTGGACTACAACAACGAGAACGACTTTCTTTCGAGCAGCCCGGATTCCGGCATGGAAAGTCGGTATCCAGAAAGCTGGAGGGTGCACGGGACGGCAGCCACCTGCAAACCCCTCTCTACGTTTCGACAGAACAGCTTGGGGTGCATCGGCGACTGTCCCCCAGAGCCTGTGTACGAGACCCCACGACTGAACGATCAAAATGACTTCAACTACGGCTATCTGTTCCCCAATTACAAGCAGGAGGTCTATTACGGAGTGGCGGAGTCCGGGGGTCCCATGTGGGGCGGGCAGGAAAACAACAGTCCGGCGCCGGGCATATTTCCAAAGCAGCAGCGCTCCGGCAGCAGCGGCACTATCCAGACCAACTCATCGCAGCGCTCTCCGGATTCCACTCTTACCAGCCTGCCGAGAAGAAGCCAGGGGGAGGCGATGCCGGGCTTTACCAAGCTAAGTGCCACTCGAAACTCCATTTCTGGGAGCCGGGAGTGCATGGTGTGCTTTGAGAGCGAAGTCACTGCTGCGCTGGTGCCGTGCGGCCACAACCTTTTCTGCATGGAGTGTGCCGTCCGCATTTGTGAGAGGAACGAGCCAGAGTGCCCCGTGTGCCATGCCTCCGCCACTCAGGCCATCCGAATATTCTCATAA
- the KLHDC9 gene encoding kelch domain-containing protein 9 has translation MTSTECPWTWNVVAQDERFARGYHTCTAIRGKLYVSGGVRSTDPKEAPLGDVVVFDTEQKTARGMAPENAFKRSHHDAVELGNRWLCVVGGWDGSRRVSSVFSYDTEREEWALWAEGPTNNPPVGLSSHTCTKISDHELRVVGREGGLRTQRRYASVYTLRVNASTKTYWYREEESRTASRSGHSAVLLPSDSTSTKTTGYSLYVFGGRESSSVDFAGQWSKDKIQVNTVGCPKLTEQLSRLVSTEGVTRDAPKSLKHHSSSVVGPFVVVFGGEALSKSRDAVCNDLYVFDTRCSPPSWYHFPGSDRRLKRVGHRTCLINDRLYLVGGFGADGKTPCPEVCVLDFAQ, from the exons ATGACATCTACAGAGTGTCCGTGGACGTGGAATGTGGTGGCGCAGGACGAGCGCTTCGCCCGTGGGTACCACACATGCACAGCCATCAGGGGGAAGCTGTATGTTTCCGGAGGCGTTCGATCCACAGACCCTAAAGAAGCTCCGCTTGGAGATGTGGTGGTGTTTGACACGGAGCAGAAGACGGCGCGGGGCATGGCTCCCGAGAACGCGTTTAAGCGGAGCCATCACGACGCCGTGGAGTTGGGAAACCGTTGGCTGTGTGTGGTCGGAGGGTGGGATGGATCTCGAAGGGTATCGTCAGTCTTCAGCTATGACACAGAGAGGGAAGAATGGGCTCTGTGGGCAGAAGGCCCAACAAACAACCCTCCGGTGGGACTCAGCAGTCACACGTGCACCAAAATATCCGACCACGAGCTACGCGTCGTGGGACGAGAGGGCGGGCTGCGGACCCAGAGGCGTTATGCCAGTGTCTATACCTTGAGGGTCAACGCCAGCACCAAGACTTACTG GTACAGAGAAGAGGAGTCACGCACGGCTTCACGTTCCGGTCACTCCGCTGTCCTTCTGCCAAGCGACTCCACGTCTACGAAGACAACCGGCTACTCGCTCTACGTTTTTGGCGGACGAGAATCATCTTCAGTTGACTTTGCCGGACAATGGAGCAAAGACAAGATCCAA GTGAATACAGTCGGCTGCCCAAAACTTACAGAGCAGCTGTCACGACTTGTCAGCACAGAAGGTGTTACCCGAGACGCCCCAAAAAGCCTTAAGCACCACTCAAGCTCGGTCGTTGGTCCGTTCGTAGTTGTGTTCGGAGGAGAGGCGTTAAGTAAAAGTCGGGACGCTGTCTGTAACGACCTTTATGTTTTTGACACGC GTTGCTCTCCCCCAAGCTGGTATCACTTCCCGGGCTCAGATCGGCGCCTGAAGAGAGTCGGGCACAGAACGTGCCTGATTAACGACAGACTCTACTTGGTGGGGGGATTCGGTGCTGATGGAAAGACCCCCTGTCCAGAGGTCTGTGTCCTGGACTTCGCCCAGTAA